One Psilocybe cubensis strain MGC-MH-2018 chromosome 9, whole genome shotgun sequence genomic window, ACATGCGATGCCCACTTTTTAATAAAACAAGTTGTTAGAATACGTCATAATGCCCTATGTAGATTTGCTTGTTTGACAGATAGGTGCTTACTTCGCATGCCAGTGGGCGCGTATCGCGGGGATCTATGATTTCTTCAACGCCAAATTTGTGGGCAGTTTTCAAAGGGCTCCGGACATCCTCAAATTTTGAGAGAAGATCATTCATCaacttttctctttcttcaggAGAAGATGTTGCGTCAAGTTGGCGCTTATACGCGGCCTCGATACCGCCCTCCAAGGGGAGACTACCCCAATCCCCTGAAGGCCTTTTGACGGCGGATAAACATGAGTCTCATTGCCGCTGCCAAAGACCTCACgttaaagaaaaaaagaactGACCAAGAGACACGGGTACCTGACCCGTCGTTTGGATCGGCAAACGCCCCACCAGCTACACCAAATGCTCTGCGAAGAATGACCGTGTAGATGGGGATGGTGGAATTGTATATGGCAGCCATTGTTGCGGCACCGTGGTGAATTGTTGCCATCCGCTCAGCGATCGAACCTACGCGAGAAGATAAGTAATCATTTGAGAGGAACGGACCAGAACGTAAGTAAAACTCGGCACAGAAACGGCATTCCAAATGGTGGACTCATAATCCGCAACTCATAATACAGGCTAGATAGGAGAACTGACCGATGGCAAAACCGGGTTGATCGACGAGATTTAATATGGGAAGCCTGAAAAGACAAGGTACCTGAGAAAAAACATTCTAAGGGGAAGTCTGTAGCGCGTACCCAAAGTGATTACAAAGTGTCACGAACTTGGTTGTCTTCTGGCTCCCCAAAGCGTCTATAGCGCCTAAAATATTTTGGTGTTGTTACAGAGCAAACGCTTCCAAATATGTGGGTATTTACCTCCATTGACTTTGCAGTCGCTTGTTAGGATACCAACTGGCCGCCCGTCCAACCTTGCAAAACCAGTCACGATGCATCGACCCCATGTTTCCCCTATTTCGAAGAAAGATGATGTAGCTGAATATGGATTACCGTCTGTATCCACAACCATTCTGATTACGCTTCGCACATCGTATTGTCTAGTCCGGCGTCGCGGTATGATACTGACGAGAGCTTCCTCTCTGCGTGTAACTGAATCTGAGGAAGATTTTACAGGCGGGAGCTGGAATATGGACGATGGGAGGAAGGACAAGAATGCACGGACTTGAAGAAAGGCGTCATGCTCGGAAGTAGCCACGTTATCTACGGTTCCATTCGTGGCGTGAATCTCCCAACCTCCAAGGGCTTCCTTGGACAGATCCTCAAAGGTGGCCTGTTTTACGACAGGTGGTCCAGCCGCGAAGAGTTGACTTAAACCCTTCACCATTACACTATTGGCTTTACTTCAGCGTATTTTCATCCAGGTGGCAATGACTCTCACCTGAAGTGGCTTAAGGCGGCCTTCGCTGCGGCCAAACCAACAACGGGTCCAAGGAGTGCTGAAACGACTGGGACTGCACCAAGAACATCGATGCTTCGACTCATGCCTGGCAGACTTGGAATATAAGTCGCTCCCATagtcaaatctggttttatAATGTAAGAGCTGATGAACGAGAAGCGCACGGGTACTAACAAGTTGCAACACTCCCCCCTCCACTAGATCCATCCAAAAGTCGAATCTGTGTGTTGAAGATTAGAGGGAGCACGTCGATAAGAGAAATCGAATGCTCACCAGAGGAACCTTGAATTTGAGTGCTTGTGACTTTGCTGCAAATTAATTTTGTTATACATAATGGTTTGTGAATTATTCTTACCTCTCCGTACGGTGCCTTGTTACTAATTCCACCATCCGCATGCCCGCCCCGAACACTGAAGTCATCAGCAGTTACAAAAACCTTCCTGCCATGTATGCGGCCCCAGCCTGTAACAGAATTACTGAATGTGTGTCAAAAGCAGGTTAAGAAACAAAAGAGGATGCCTACGCAGGTATGAAGGACTTCAAGCTACCATCTTCGTCTACGACTGGCTTCCCAGTTATCGAACCAACTTCGACAAACGAATTTTGGTCTAGCAAAGCGTCGATACGCTCACGAACCCATAGTTTATTATTTGCCTTCTGTCGGATGTACCCTGGGTCATTGAGATTGGGT contains:
- a CDS encoding Propionyl-CoA carboxylase, carboxyltransferase subunit, with amino-acid sequence MPSDDPEREGKTLDDGSSWKAPLEELKAQQRIIRSPNLNDPGYIRQKANNKLWVRERIDALLDQNSFVEVGSITGKPVVDEDGSLKSFIPANSVTGWGRIHGRKVFVTADDFSVRGGHADGGISNKAPYGESQALKFKVPLIRLLDGSSGGGSVATYLTMGATYIPSLPGMSRSIDVLGAVPVVSALLGPVVGLAAAKAALSHFSVMVKGLSQLFAAGPPVVKQATFEDLSKEALGGWEIHATNGTVDNVATSEHDAFLQVRAFLSFLPSSIFQLPPVKSSSDSVTRREEALVSIIPRRRTRQYDVRSVIRMVVDTDGNPYSATSSFFEIGETWGRCIVTGFARLDGRPVGILTSDCKVNGGAIDALGSQKTTKFVTLCNHFGLPILNLVDQPGFAIGSIAERMATIHHGAATMAAIYNSTIPIYTVILRRAFGVAGGAFADPNDGPSGDWGSLPLEGGIEAAYKRQLDATSSPEEREKLMNDLLSKFEDVRSPLKTAHKFGVEEIIDPRDTRPLACEWASHVYAHVLPQLSTHRQSIYGAHGRTGQGYKL